From Erigeron canadensis isolate Cc75 chromosome 5, C_canadensis_v1, whole genome shotgun sequence:
ATGCATCTGAATTTGGTGGTACCCTTTATACGCATCCAAAAAACACTTCAATTTGAAGCCCATCAAAGACTCAACCTTCCAGTCTATCTCAGGTAGCGAGTAACAATCTTTCGGGCAAGCTTTGTTTATATCTGTAAAGTCCACGCACATTCTCCAACCTCCATCATGCTTCTTTACCATTACTGGGTTTGCTACCCAACTTTGGTATTTAACCTCCCGAAGTATGCCTGCTTTAACTAGATCGGATACTTGTTCTTATGCTGCTCGTGCCCGCTCCGGAGCTAGGCTCCTTCTTTTCTGTTTGATGGGTTCGACATGTGGACGAACATTTAACCTATGCTGCGTATCGAACACTTCATCTCCAAACTTGAGTTGCCTTGGTACCCCTGTCATGTCTGAAGGAGCCCATGCAAATGCGTCTTTATTCAATCGAAGCATGTCTTTAAGCTGCTTCTTGACCTCTGTTGGCAACTGCTTCCCTATGGATATAGACTGATCTGGATATTCAGGATTAATGAATATTTTCTCTGCTTCGTTATTTAGCTCCAACTTCTTTGGTTCTGGTGCTTCACTTATTGGAGCTTATACTTGTGCACAATGGTGAGGCTTCCTATATTCGGAACGTACACTTCCAACTCCATTTCTTGTCGGGAACATGGCTAAATCGTGGAGTGGGGAAGGTATTATTCCCATTCGGCGCATGGCTGTTCGGCCCAATATCACATTGTAAGGGGACTCCGCCCTGATGATTATGAATGTTAGTTCCTCCATCCTTGTTCTTGGATGTTCCCCAATTACCACTCTAAGATTTATTTCTCCCAAAGGCCAAGACTTTTCTCCAGAGAATCCTACTAATGCATTTCCCGAATCTCTTCTCTTCATCCGCAAGGCGGCCCTTAGGTTTAGGAAGCAGTGTTCATACATTATTTCACAACCACTTCCAGTATCTAGATGGACTCTATTCACTGGATGGTTCCCTATAACTGCTTTTATCAAAATTGGACCTTCTGTTCCTTCATCTGGAGGTAGCATCGGGAAGGTTATAGCCGTTTGTTCCCACCTTTGTCTTTCTCCTTCTGTAAAGTGTCTTTCTCTTGCATACTCCACCATCATGATGGGTTCATCAAGGGGTTCCTGTTTTGGGCCCATATGTTCGACCACATTCTGCCTTCTTTGATCATTCTTTAGACGCTGCTCCTTCAACCCCTTTATTAGGTTGCTCAATCTTCCTGTCTTCATGGCTTCTTCCATCTTGATTTTCAGTATGCGACAATCATTTGTATCGTGCCCATGGTCGTTGTGGAATTCACAAAATTTTGTGAGGTCCTTCGCCTTTCCTTTACTACGGTCCCTTGGTGGTAACCTCTCTGTTGCCAAAACATCTCTTTGGGGTCTCGGGGGAGTGAACAACATTCCCCTATTTGATGGGAGTCCTCTAGGATGCGAGGGATATGGAGAATGCTTATGCCTTTCTACCCTTTCATTTCTGTATACCCTCCCCCTTTTACCACCGGACCCTGGACCTCCTCCCCACGGTGGCCTCCCCTCCAGAGCATGTGCACCATGGACTTCTCCAGCTGTTTCTTTCGCTATAAGGAACGTGTATGTTTTGTCCATGACACTTGTATACGTTTCCGGAAGATCCTGTGACAAAAATTCTACCAAGGGGCGATATCGGAGACCATGAACGAAACCGGAGATTTTTTGATCTTCATTCAATCCTTTGATAAGGGATGTTTCTTCCGTGTACCTTATGATGAACTGACGTATGCTTTCATTATCTTTTCTCTTAATATTGTGTGCTTCCAAATGGATCTTCTTGTACTTTCTTTGCTGGCTGAAAAAAGACCTAAACTTTGtcttaagatcttcaaagttCATTATGCTTCCCATAGGCAAACCATCTAACCATGCCCGAGCAGTGTCTTTCAAGGTAAGTGCGAACATATGGCATGCCACCGGGACTGTCCACCTCTCCATCCGGATTATGGCATTAAAGTGCTTTAAGTGATTATCTGGATCATCCTTTCCATCATACATTTCTGCTCCTTTTGGCAAGCGAGCTCCCTGAGGTAAAGGGTATTCTTCAATCCATTAAATGAAAGGACCTGGTTCCGTTTGCACCACCATATCCTTTTCATTTGGAGCCCACTGAGGATTCATGGTTGGCACCGCCATGCTATATTGGGGAACTACCTGCTCCTGCCTTATCCCTGGTGTTTGCCAGTAGGACGGGAGGGTGTTTTGAGTACTTAGCCTTGGTTGCGGAGGTGATACTTGTGTGAAATTCGGTGTCGGCGTGTTGTACTGCTGGGTTGGAGTAACATATTGTGCGTTGCTTTGGGATATTGGATTGATATATTGTGTGTTTGGTGTTGCTACGTAGGGTCCATACTGGTATCCTTGCATCTGAGGTTGGGGAGCTTGCGTATATTGTACTTGTGGCACACTAGTATACCCATGATAGATTGGGTTATATGTTTGCCCTGTCTGTTGAACGTATGCTGCTGCAAGAGGAGGCAGTTGGCTTGGTTGTTCCGGTACTGTTGTGCCTGCTCCATTCCCTGCTATATGCGGCATCACTGCCTGGGTTGCATTAGTGGGTACGGACCTTTGTTGAATCCTTGGTTCAGATTGGCGTACTGGTGGAGCTTCAGCTTCTATCTCTTCGTCTACCTCTTCACTTTCACCATCGAAGTTCAATTGTGTTTGAACTTCCCCTAAAGTAGCTCTTCTTAACACTTCCCTTAGTAATGGCTTAATAGCTTCCACCTGCCTTTGAGTTGGTCGGAGGGTGGTTCGAATTGATGATGGAGCTTCATTGTTTCCGGAACCACTTCCGGAAGGGTTGCCGAACCCAGGGGGTGGTCCTGGATTTTCTTCTGGCATTGTAGCCTCCGTCACAAGTTCTTAGAAGTAGAGTGCGGATGGCGCCACTTTTTTGAACGTGTTTCGTCGTCTAATTACTAAAGGGTTGAACTTGTTAAAAGAGGGTCAGAAGAAggttgattatgtttattggCGGTTCCCTATTGGTGATGGAGGCTGCTCCACGCCACTAAAATAATCAGAGCAAAAGGTGTAGGTGTGTGAAAACATGATCCtcaaatgagtgattgagaggagtatttatagaggCTGAGGAGACAAGATCTGAGTACTTGTCTCCTATGATGTTTTAGTACGATTTGGAGCCCGTTGGGAGCGTACCTTTCTCAACGGTGATTGGCTTAATTATTACATCATCTTGTCCTGTTGGTCGGCCACGTGCTATTCACATGACAATCTATTCGTTCTATCATGTTGGATCCGGAGCTTGGTCCGGATCATGCGATTACTTCTATTCGGGAGCTACGCTGCTCTATATGTATTCGGGAGCTACGCTGCTCTACGTTGCTTTGATCAAGTCATAGTGCTAACTAGGATGATACACTATCATGTGGTTTCTTGAGTGATTGAGAAAATTCAAACAACCACCACCGAAAAGACTAACTAGAAAATTAATATATCATTTGTAATCTACAAAagattagaaaaataaagatgtTTGATCAAGTGAGCCGAATGTCGATATATgtcttaaaaattaaaactaaagcCTCTTTGGACCACTTTGGGTCAGTTATCAGGTTAGCCCAAACCATCGGCTGATTGGGCCACTTTGCTCTGTGTAAAACCCACATCCAAACACCCTCCTTTCCTCTGTAATAATAATATGTCATCTGAAAGATCCAACCTTTTCTTCAGACAAATAAAGAAAGGAAAATGATgagcaagaagaagaagaagatattgATAATAGGAGGGAGTGGGTATCTGGGTCAGCATTTGTTACAATCTTTTTCAGAAACCCATTTACAAGAAATAGCCTTTACACACCATTCTTCTTCATCTCCACCTCAAATCTTGCTTCAATCTCTTCCAATTGATGTCATCCCTTTTCAAGTTGACTTGCAAACTGGTCAAGGGTTTGACTCCATTTCTCACAATTTTGGTCAGGTTTGTGTTTTCTAACCATTACTTGATTTACTCTTGTGTGTTGTAGTCGATTGTATATTGTGTAACATCTATACCAATTTTTGCCGATGTgggtatttaatatttattattgccaaaaaaaaaaaaaagggggtcTAAAGTTCTTTTTTCTCATAAATAGAATAGAACATTGCAAT
This genomic window contains:
- the LOC122601917 gene encoding uncharacterized protein LOC122601917, with the translated sequence MYDGKDDPDNHLKHFNAIIRMERWTVPVACHMFALTLKDTARAWLDGLPMGSIMNFEDLKTKFRSFFSQQRKYKKIHLEAHNIKRKDNESIRQFIIRYTEETSLIKGLNEDQKISGFVHGLRYRPLVEFLSQDLPETYTSVMDKTYTFLIAKETAGEVHGAHALEGRPPWGGGPGSGGKRGRVYRNERVERHKHSPYPSHPRGLPSNRGMLFTPPRPQRDVLATERLPPRDRSKGKAKDLTKFCEFHNDHGHDTNDCRILKIKMEEAMKTGRLSNLIKGLKEQRLKNDQRRQNVVEHMGPKQEPLDEPIMMVEYARERHFTEGERQRWEQTAITFPMLPPDEGTEGPILIKAVIGNHPVNRVHLDTGSGCEIMYEHCFLNLRAALRMKRRDSGNALVGFSGEKSWPLGEINLRVVIGEHPRTRMEELTFIIIRAESPYNVILGRTAMRRMGIIPSPLHDLAMFPTRNGVGSVRSEYRKPHHYQSISIGKQLPTEVKKQLKDMLRLNKDAFAWAPSDMTGVPRQLKFGDEVFDTQHRLNVRPHVEPIKQKRRSLAPERARAA
- the LOC122601918 gene encoding extensin-2-like; protein product: MPEENPGPPPGFGNPSGSGSGNNEAPSSIRTTLRPTQRQVEAIKPLLREVLRRATLGEVQTQLNFDGESEEVDEEIEAEAPPVRQSEPRIQQRSVPTNATQAVMPHIAGNGAGTTVPEQPSQLPPLAAAYVQQTGQTYNPIYHGYTSVPQVQYTQAPQPQMQGYQYGPYVATPNTQYINPISQSNAQYVTPTQQYNTPTPNFTQVSPPQPRLSTQNTLPSYWQTPGIRQEQVVPQYSMAVPTMNPQWAPNEKDMVVQTEPGPFI